A genomic segment from Geitlerinema sp. PCC 7407 encodes:
- a CDS encoding GAF domain-containing protein, with protein sequence MHQSTSQPTAPALSAAPVPAPVLDAIAHPSTDSDWMATLLGSSRQFFAAIDPETMLIQFANPRLQQYLGLAEEPAGHVLAAGLRLDSVLGGGGRLLARLLRQQLLLRALVLDYGLAEDLVPPEEPATATLQGRSESCFCQFWLRANALAVRESPDTRDSEVWSRVQGYTKADVAVLMTDSEATKALARRIKLDQYHFQGLLLFEGMDVTTTETMRRITYRLIDRESVLRPEKFAQINQWMRSLFRATTSVILSAERGQAQLLVGSAGDEFNATSYPIQALQGSCFMKAAEANRVWNVTDLTQEGHTEGERQLLAVGVRSMLLIPLVVKSTEVGEISRQLVGLVGLASDRPQHFNHLDCRRAEALVVPFTVALRQAIQQRFTRFTNIHPSVEWRFLQEAERRSWGLPPEPIIFQNVYPLYGISDIRGSSEERNRVIQEDLVQQFQLGLAVVDAVCGCQETALGEQIRFDLLDYLQKLQEKVTVDSEVSAIRYLSDRLEIYFDYFAQCGEAARQAVQTYRDACDPEHGCVYVARARYDQMIHQINTELRDTWNRWQEQMQKITRHYCDIEATDGIDHMIYAGVSIDPSFSPFHLRSLRYEQLRAMCDCARTAFALQSSCSTKLQVAHLVLVQASTVDIFNDEKTEKLFDVKGSRDTRYEIVKKRIDKGLDTATKSRITQPGKLTLVYSTDEEFSEYQQYLRYLAREGWVESKVETGEVEPLQGVDGLRFARVAVLPDPARDLTLPPVAPETNP encoded by the coding sequence ATGCATCAGTCAACCTCCCAGCCGACTGCTCCCGCACTCAGTGCTGCACCGGTGCCGGCGCCGGTGCTGGACGCGATCGCCCACCCCAGTACTGACTCAGACTGGATGGCCACGCTCCTCGGCAGCAGTCGCCAGTTTTTCGCTGCGATCGACCCGGAAACGATGCTGATCCAGTTCGCCAACCCTCGCCTCCAGCAGTATCTGGGGCTGGCAGAGGAGCCGGCGGGGCACGTGCTGGCAGCGGGACTTCGTCTCGACAGCGTCTTGGGCGGGGGCGGGCGTCTCCTGGCGCGGCTGCTGCGGCAGCAGCTACTGCTGCGGGCGCTGGTGCTGGACTATGGCCTGGCCGAAGATCTGGTGCCGCCCGAGGAACCGGCAACCGCCACGCTTCAGGGGCGCAGTGAGTCCTGCTTTTGTCAGTTTTGGCTGCGGGCCAACGCTTTGGCGGTGCGCGAGTCCCCAGATACCCGCGATTCAGAAGTTTGGAGCCGCGTCCAGGGCTACACCAAGGCCGATGTGGCGGTGCTGATGACGGATTCGGAGGCCACCAAGGCGTTGGCCCGCCGGATCAAGCTAGATCAGTATCATTTCCAGGGGCTGCTGCTGTTTGAGGGCATGGACGTCACGACGACGGAGACCATGCGCCGCATTACCTACCGCCTGATCGATCGCGAGTCGGTCCTGCGCCCCGAAAAATTCGCCCAGATCAACCAGTGGATGCGATCGCTGTTTCGGGCGACCACCAGCGTGATCCTCAGCGCCGAGCGGGGCCAAGCCCAGCTGCTCGTGGGCAGCGCTGGCGACGAATTTAACGCCACTAGCTACCCGATTCAGGCCCTCCAGGGATCGTGCTTTATGAAAGCCGCCGAGGCCAATCGGGTCTGGAACGTCACCGATCTGACCCAGGAAGGGCACACCGAGGGCGAGCGGCAGCTGCTGGCGGTGGGGGTGCGATCGATGCTGCTGATCCCGCTGGTGGTGAAATCCACCGAGGTGGGCGAAATTTCGCGGCAGCTGGTGGGTCTGGTGGGCCTAGCGAGCGATCGCCCGCAGCACTTCAATCACCTCGACTGCCGGCGCGCCGAAGCCCTAGTCGTCCCCTTCACCGTGGCCCTGCGCCAAGCGATCCAGCAGCGCTTTACCCGCTTCACCAACATTCATCCGTCCGTCGAGTGGCGCTTTTTGCAAGAGGCCGAGCGGCGCAGCTGGGGGCTGCCGCCGGAGCCGATCATTTTCCAGAACGTCTATCCCCTCTACGGAATCTCCGACATTCGGGGCTCCTCCGAAGAACGAAACCGCGTAATCCAAGAAGATCTGGTCCAGCAGTTCCAGCTGGGGCTGGCGGTGGTGGACGCCGTGTGCGGCTGCCAGGAAACCGCCCTCGGGGAGCAGATTCGCTTTGATCTACTGGACTATCTCCAAAAGCTCCAGGAAAAGGTCACCGTGGACTCGGAGGTGTCGGCCATTCGCTACCTGAGCGATCGCCTGGAGATTTATTTCGACTACTTTGCCCAGTGCGGCGAAGCGGCCCGCCAAGCCGTCCAGACCTACCGGGATGCCTGCGACCCAGAGCACGGCTGCGTCTACGTTGCCCGAGCCCGCTACGACCAGATGATCCACCAGATCAACACCGAGCTGCGGGACACCTGGAATCGCTGGCAGGAGCAGATGCAAAAGATCACCCGCCACTACTGCGATATCGAGGCCACCGACGGCATCGACCACATGATCTATGCGGGGGTGTCCATCGACCCGAGCTTTAGCCCCTTCCATCTGCGCAGCCTCCGCTACGAGCAGCTGCGGGCCATGTGCGACTGTGCCCGGACCGCCTTTGCCCTCCAGTCCTCGTGCAGCACCAAGCTTCAGGTCGCCCATCTGGTCTTGGTCCAGGCTTCGACGGTGGACATTTTCAACGATGAGAAAACCGAAAAGCTCTTTGATGTCAAAGGCAGTCGCGACACGCGCTACGAGATCGTCAAAAAGCGCATCGATAAAGGTCTCGACACCGCAACCAAAAGCCGGATTACCCAGCCCGGCAAGCTGACCCTGGTCTACTCTACAGACGAGGAATTTTCAGAATATCAGCAGTATCTGCGCTATCTGGCCCGCGAAGGCTGGGTCGAAAGCAAGGTCGAAACGGGCGAAGTAGAGCCGCTCCAGGGCGTTGACGGGCTGCGGTTTGCTCGCGTGGCGGTGCTGCCAGACCCAGCGCGCGATTTGACCTTGCCGCCCGTGGCCCCTGAGACAAATCCCTAG
- the priA gene encoding primosomal protein N' has protein sequence MEYRGGVLQPWLEAGAPESEAEPPAIARWVEVLVDCPGAQGLFTYGVPDTLTVAAGDILSVPFGSQQVGAIALRELTALPDELQDQPLKQVEEVVSRGFFPPTYWALLQRVADYYCTPLMSVIRVALPPGLLGRSQRRLRLCPEAMPAEAEAFLSGPAQDILARLRGQKQGNYSWQYLQQKVKGASRGLKDLLQRGWVESYLEPPTLSQPKRQQAVTLIADFEAQELSPRQREVLEVLRRQGGDLWLTELLQLCQASSSVVKALAQKGLVVVQPREVLRSDRGVAVEADQPKELTPAQAEALRAIAPLAGYAQVLLHGVTGSGKTEVYLQAIAPRLAQGQSVLVLVPEIGLTPQLTDRFRARFGGRVCVYHSALSDGERYDTWRQMLSGEPQVVIGTRSAVFAPLPRLGLIILDEEHDSSFKQDQPAPCYHARTVATWRAEGVDCPIILGSATPSLETWLQLRSPQDSRSESAPEPPRYYLSLPERVQSRPLPPIRVIDMRQEFHERNRSIFSRSLQQALQQIQERQQQGILFIHRRGHSTFVSCRSCGHVIECPNCDVSLSYHHTHADATPLLRCHYCNYGCPHPTRCPECSSTYLKNFGSGTQRVVQELAQLFPELRVLRFDSDTTRTKGAHRALLSRFAAGDADLLVGTQMLAKGLDLPQVTLVGIVAADGLLNLADYRASERAFQVLTQVAGRSGRGEDPGRVILQTYTPDHPVITAVANHEFDSFINAELAEREALNYPPYGRLVLLRFSSLDPVAVQQAAEAIAEALDTPDAPYDLLGPAPAPVLRVARRYRWHLLLKLGLQDDVMLPDVTLLRSLCPRHVSVTVDVDPLNL, from the coding sequence ATGGAATATCGGGGTGGCGTTTTGCAGCCGTGGCTGGAAGCTGGGGCACCAGAGAGCGAGGCTGAGCCTCCGGCGATCGCCCGCTGGGTGGAGGTGCTGGTCGACTGTCCTGGCGCCCAGGGCCTGTTTACATACGGGGTTCCCGACACGCTGACGGTGGCAGCGGGGGATATTCTCAGCGTGCCCTTTGGATCGCAGCAGGTGGGGGCGATCGCCCTTCGCGAGCTGACGGCGCTGCCCGACGAGCTACAGGACCAGCCCCTCAAGCAGGTCGAAGAGGTGGTGTCTCGGGGCTTTTTCCCGCCGACCTACTGGGCGCTGCTTCAGCGGGTGGCCGACTACTACTGCACACCGCTGATGTCGGTGATCCGGGTGGCGCTGCCGCCGGGCCTGCTGGGGCGATCGCAGCGGCGGCTGCGGCTCTGTCCTGAAGCGATGCCGGCGGAGGCTGAGGCCTTTCTCAGCGGCCCCGCCCAGGACATCTTGGCCCGCCTGCGGGGGCAAAAGCAGGGCAACTATTCTTGGCAGTACCTCCAGCAAAAGGTCAAGGGCGCTAGCCGCGGCCTCAAGGATCTCCTGCAGCGGGGCTGGGTCGAGAGCTATCTAGAGCCGCCCACCCTGTCCCAGCCCAAGCGCCAGCAGGCGGTGACCCTGATCGCAGACTTCGAGGCCCAGGAGCTAAGCCCCCGCCAGCGGGAGGTGCTGGAAGTGCTGCGCCGCCAGGGCGGAGATCTGTGGCTCACGGAGCTGCTGCAGCTGTGTCAGGCCAGCTCGTCGGTTGTGAAGGCCCTGGCCCAAAAGGGGCTGGTGGTGGTGCAGCCGCGGGAGGTGCTGCGCAGCGATCGCGGGGTGGCGGTGGAGGCGGACCAGCCCAAGGAGCTGACACCGGCCCAAGCCGAAGCCCTAAGGGCGATCGCGCCTCTGGCGGGCTACGCCCAGGTACTGCTCCACGGCGTCACAGGCTCCGGCAAAACCGAGGTGTATCTCCAGGCGATCGCTCCCCGCCTCGCCCAGGGCCAATCGGTGCTGGTGCTGGTCCCCGAAATTGGCCTGACGCCCCAGCTGACCGATCGCTTTCGGGCCCGCTTCGGCGGCCGGGTCTGCGTCTACCACAGCGCCCTCTCCGACGGCGAGCGCTACGACACCTGGCGCCAAATGCTCAGCGGCGAGCCCCAGGTGGTTATCGGCACCCGTTCAGCGGTCTTTGCTCCGCTGCCCCGCCTGGGCCTGATCATCCTGGACGAGGAGCACGACAGCAGCTTCAAGCAGGACCAGCCAGCCCCCTGCTACCACGCCCGCACCGTGGCCACCTGGCGCGCCGAGGGGGTGGACTGCCCGATTATTTTGGGTTCGGCGACGCCGTCCCTCGAAACCTGGCTCCAGCTGCGATCGCCCCAGGATTCGCGCTCCGAATCGGCCCCCGAACCGCCCCGGTACTACCTATCGCTGCCTGAGCGAGTCCAGTCTCGCCCTCTGCCGCCGATTCGGGTCATAGACATGCGGCAAGAGTTTCATGAGCGCAACCGGTCGATCTTTAGCCGCAGCCTCCAGCAGGCATTGCAGCAAATTCAGGAGCGCCAGCAGCAGGGAATTTTGTTCATCCACCGCCGGGGCCACAGCACCTTTGTGTCCTGCCGCAGCTGCGGCCACGTGATCGAGTGCCCCAACTGTGACGTCTCCCTCAGCTACCACCACACCCACGCCGACGCCACGCCCCTGCTGCGGTGCCACTACTGCAACTACGGCTGTCCCCATCCCACTCGCTGCCCTGAGTGCAGCTCCACTTATCTGAAAAACTTTGGCAGCGGCACCCAGCGGGTGGTGCAGGAGCTGGCGCAGCTGTTCCCCGAGCTGCGGGTTCTGCGCTTCGATAGCGACACCACCCGCACCAAGGGGGCCCACCGGGCCTTGCTCAGCCGGTTTGCGGCGGGGGATGCCGATCTGCTGGTGGGCACCCAGATGCTGGCCAAGGGCCTGGATCTGCCCCAGGTGACCCTGGTGGGCATCGTGGCCGCTGACGGGCTGCTGAACCTGGCGGACTATCGGGCCAGCGAGCGGGCCTTTCAGGTGCTGACGCAGGTGGCGGGGCGATCGGGGCGAGGGGAGGATCCGGGAAGAGTGATCCTGCAAACCTACACCCCCGATCATCCAGTGATCACCGCCGTGGCCAACCACGAATTTGACTCATTCATCAACGCCGAGCTGGCGGAGCGGGAAGCCCTGAACTACCCGCCCTATGGTCGGCTGGTGCTGCTGCGGTTTAGCAGCTTGGACCCGGTGGCGGTGCAGCAGGCCGCAGAGGCGATCGCCGAAGCCCTCGACACCCCCGACGCACCCTACGATCTGCTCGGCCCGGCCCCCGCTCCGGTGCTGCGGGTGGCGCGGCGCTACCGGTGGCACCTGCTGCTCAAGCTGGGACTCCAGGACGACGTAATGCTGCCCGATGTCACCCTGCTGCGATCGCTCTGTCCTCGCCACGTCAGCGTGACGGTGGACGTCGATCCTCTGAACCTGTAG
- a CDS encoding NUDIX hydrolase, with translation MPRPPEVAIAILYQGDRFLMQLRDNVPTIVYPGQWAFFGGHLEANEPPAIAVRRELLEEIGYAPEVLEPFRIYASDTVVRHVFHGPLTVPIAQLVLTEGWDLGLLSLEDVRRGEGYSAVAGQVRPLGEPHRQILLDFVQQYPALLQGSRLG, from the coding sequence ATGCCAAGGCCGCCTGAAGTCGCGATCGCCATTCTCTACCAGGGCGATCGCTTTTTGATGCAGCTGCGCGACAACGTGCCCACCATTGTCTATCCCGGCCAGTGGGCCTTTTTTGGTGGTCACCTCGAGGCCAATGAGCCCCCTGCGATCGCCGTGCGCCGCGAGCTCCTCGAAGAGATCGGCTACGCCCCCGAGGTCCTCGAACCCTTCCGGATCTACGCCAGCGACACCGTCGTGCGCCACGTGTTTCACGGCCCCCTCACCGTGCCGATCGCCCAGCTGGTCCTCACCGAAGGCTGGGATTTAGGCCTGCTGTCCCTCGAAGATGTGCGGCGGGGCGAAGGCTACTCGGCGGTGGCGGGCCAGGTGCGGCCCCTGGGCGAGCCCCACCGGCAAATACTGCTGGACTTTGTGCAGCAGTATCCCGCCCTGCTCCAGGGCTCACGCCTGGGCTGA
- a CDS encoding phospholipase D-like domain-containing protein, protein MANQRQTQRCWPVWAWIVLLALGAGGCAPSQLQDSTPPSLPQDLLIQVYFNHGEGTYTDPYRQQPHPGTDLEAQIVEAIAGAQSSVELAVQEFRLPRIAQALRDRQRAGVKVRVIIENTYRQAWSGLPAAEVAALSDRERDRYEEGLRLIDENGDGTLSPAEIRDRDAIALLEQARIPLIDDREDGTAGSGLMHHKFVVVDGRHVIVTSANFTLSDVHGDLRSPDTQGNANNLLKIDSPELAALFQEEFNQMWGDGPGGQRDSRFGLKKTLRSPETVVLGSSVVRVQFSPTSPTLPFGQSTNGLIGRTLNSAAESVNLALFVFSEQALANILEQRHDRGAQVRALIDPSFAFRDYSEGLDLLGVALAPKNCDYEADNRPWRNPVATVGTPTLPRGDLLHHKFAVVDQRIVITGSHNWSPAGNHTNDETLLVVQNPIVAAHFEREFERLYETARLGLTPQVQERIDEQARRCSAQA, encoded by the coding sequence ATGGCAAACCAGCGGCAAACCCAGCGGTGCTGGCCGGTGTGGGCGTGGATTGTGCTGTTGGCCCTGGGGGCGGGGGGCTGCGCCCCGAGCCAGCTCCAGGACTCGACCCCGCCTTCGCTGCCCCAGGATCTGCTGATCCAGGTGTATTTCAACCACGGCGAGGGCACCTACACCGATCCCTATCGCCAGCAGCCCCACCCTGGCACCGACCTCGAGGCCCAGATCGTCGAGGCGATCGCCGGGGCACAGTCCTCGGTAGAGCTAGCTGTGCAGGAGTTTCGGCTGCCCCGCATTGCCCAGGCCCTGCGCGATCGCCAGCGAGCGGGGGTGAAGGTGCGGGTGATTATCGAAAATACCTATCGCCAAGCCTGGAGCGGCCTGCCTGCGGCGGAGGTGGCGGCCCTAAGCGATCGAGAGCGCGATCGCTACGAAGAGGGCCTTCGCCTCATTGACGAAAACGGCGACGGGACTCTCAGCCCCGCCGAGATTCGCGATCGAGATGCGATCGCCCTGCTAGAGCAAGCGCGCATTCCCCTGATTGACGATCGCGAAGACGGCACGGCGGGCAGCGGCCTGATGCACCACAAGTTTGTGGTGGTTGATGGGCGGCACGTGATCGTCACCTCCGCCAACTTCACCCTGAGCGATGTTCACGGCGACTTGCGATCGCCCGACACCCAGGGCAACGCCAACAATTTGCTGAAAATTGACAGCCCCGAGCTAGCGGCTCTTTTTCAAGAGGAATTCAACCAGATGTGGGGCGACGGTCCCGGCGGCCAGCGCGACAGCCGGTTTGGCCTGAAAAAAACCCTGCGATCGCCGGAGACCGTTGTCTTGGGTTCCAGCGTTGTGCGCGTCCAGTTCTCGCCCACCAGCCCCACCTTGCCCTTTGGCCAAAGCACCAACGGTCTGATTGGCCGCACCCTCAACAGCGCCGCCGAGTCCGTTAACCTGGCCCTGTTTGTTTTCTCGGAGCAGGCCCTGGCCAACATTCTCGAGCAGCGCCACGATCGCGGGGCTCAGGTGCGCGCCCTGATCGACCCCAGCTTCGCCTTTCGGGACTACAGCGAGGGCCTCGACCTCTTGGGCGTCGCCCTCGCTCCCAAGAACTGCGACTACGAAGCCGACAACCGCCCCTGGCGCAACCCCGTGGCCACCGTAGGCACGCCGACCCTGCCTCGGGGAGACTTGCTGCACCACAAGTTCGCCGTCGTGGACCAGCGCATCGTCATCACCGGCTCCCACAACTGGAGCCCCGCCGGCAACCACACCAACGACGAAACCCTGCTGGTGGTCCAAAATCCCATCGTGGCGGCCCACTTTGAGCGGGAATTTGAGCGGCTGTACGAGACTGCTCGCCTGGGGCTCACGCCCCAGGTGCAAGAGCGCATCGACGAGCAGGCGCGCCGCTGCTCAGCCCAGGCGTGA
- a CDS encoding GvpL/GvpF family gas vesicle protein — MALMYVYALLPTPTTALALPPGFASAAVQVISQGPLAAIAEAIASVEALQQDDEHLMQAVLNHDRVIRSLFAQTSLLPLRFGTCLASEAALAQYLIEHSQEHLRTLQHLAGKAEYCLSLTPLEASSEPAIAPEDTTGKAYFLAKKQRYQAQADRQRQQAADKDHLLEAISQRYGDLRQGEPKAGTERVYLLVDRAQEPELQRQLQAWQTQTPHWSLLLGEALPPYHFL; from the coding sequence ATGGCCTTGATGTATGTCTACGCCTTGCTGCCGACGCCGACGACGGCGCTGGCCCTGCCGCCGGGGTTTGCAAGTGCGGCGGTGCAGGTGATCAGCCAGGGGCCTCTGGCGGCGATCGCTGAGGCCATCGCGTCTGTGGAGGCGCTGCAGCAGGACGACGAGCACCTCATGCAGGCCGTGCTCAATCACGATCGGGTGATCCGATCGCTCTTTGCCCAAACCTCCCTGCTGCCGCTGCGTTTCGGCACCTGCCTGGCCAGCGAAGCGGCCCTGGCCCAGTACCTGATCGAGCACTCCCAAGAGCACCTGCGGACCTTGCAGCATCTGGCGGGCAAAGCGGAGTACTGCCTGAGCCTGACGCCCTTGGAGGCCTCCTCCGAACCGGCGATCGCCCCCGAAGACACCACCGGCAAGGCCTACTTTTTGGCCAAGAAGCAGCGCTATCAGGCCCAGGCCGATCGCCAGCGCCAGCAGGCCGCAGACAAAGATCACTTGCTGGAGGCGATCTCCCAGCGCTACGGCGACCTGCGCCAAGGCGAACCCAAAGCCGGGACGGAGCGGGTGTACTTGCTGGTGGACCGGGCCCAGGAGCCAGAACTCCAGCGCCAGCTCCAAGCGTGGCAAACCCAGACGCCTCACTGGTCCTTGCTTTTGGGTGAGGCGCTGCCGCCCTACCATTTTCTCTAG
- a CDS encoding Na(+)/H(+) antiporter subunit B, whose translation MKWLYIAAGIALYLKFLLMPNPMADGSDLAIVEAVVQDSGVPNAVSGIIFRNRLYDTIFEVIVFTIAIMGAHFLLANERPFPRIYQFTDQPSIVLAQLGATISAIVGVELAIRGHLSPGGGFAAGVAGGTAIALVAITSSSEWMESIYRRWRAAIWEKISVLLFIALAVVTLMGFELPHGELGALLSGGVMPLLNILVAIKVALGSWAVILVFIRYRGLL comes from the coding sequence ATGAAGTGGCTTTATATTGCGGCAGGAATTGCGCTTTATTTGAAGTTTTTGCTGATGCCAAACCCGATGGCGGATGGGTCGGATTTGGCCATTGTTGAGGCCGTGGTGCAAGATAGCGGCGTGCCCAATGCCGTATCCGGGATTATTTTCAGAAATCGGCTTTATGACACGATTTTTGAAGTGATTGTTTTCACGATTGCCATTATGGGGGCTCATTTCCTGTTGGCCAATGAGCGGCCCTTTCCCCGCATTTACCAGTTCACCGATCAGCCTTCCATTGTCCTGGCTCAGCTAGGAGCGACGATTTCGGCAATTGTCGGGGTTGAGCTGGCGATCCGGGGCCACCTCAGCCCCGGGGGCGGGTTTGCGGCCGGGGTCGCGGGGGGAACGGCGATCGCCTTAGTGGCCATCACGTCGTCGTCGGAGTGGATGGAGTCCATTTACCGGCGCTGGCGCGCGGCGATCTGGGAGAAAATCTCGGTGCTGCTCTTTATTGCCCTAGCGGTGGTGACCTTAATGGGCTTTGAGCTGCCCCACGGCGAACTGGGAGCGCTGCTGAGCGGCGGCGTCATGCCTTTGCTGAATATTTTGGTGGCTATCAAGGTAGCCCTGGGTTCCTGGGCGGTGATTTTGGTGTTTATTCGCTATCGCGGCCTGCTGTAG
- a CDS encoding DUF4040 domain-containing protein translates to MVNDSYLYMIVALLPLTALMLTLQVNPYHALVIRGILGAIAALVYVVLGAADVALTEALVGTMLAVLLNVVAVRSSLVMRVGVLQETLSDAEEQPENSPFYQLKNTLSNVANRYHLRLELVPFSDPEALRQALVEKEIHATCLERSQAINLDAQMPEAEPEPYQVITRIRRLYEILQSERLAASSLTYIQLAN, encoded by the coding sequence ATGGTGAACGATAGCTACCTCTACATGATTGTGGCTCTTTTGCCCTTGACGGCATTGATGCTGACGCTTCAGGTAAATCCTTATCATGCCTTGGTGATTCGCGGCATTTTGGGGGCGATCGCGGCTTTGGTGTATGTGGTGCTGGGGGCTGCGGACGTGGCGCTGACCGAGGCCCTCGTCGGCACGATGCTGGCTGTTTTGCTGAACGTGGTCGCAGTTCGCTCCTCCCTGGTGATGCGGGTTGGGGTTCTCCAAGAGACCTTGAGCGATGCTGAGGAGCAGCCCGAAAATAGTCCCTTCTATCAGCTCAAAAATACGCTGTCCAATGTCGCCAACCGATATCATTTGCGTCTGGAATTAGTGCCTTTTTCGGACCCTGAAGCGTTGCGCCAGGCCCTGGTTGAAAAAGAAATTCATGCGACCTGTCTGGAGCGATCGCAGGCAATCAATCTAGACGCTCAAATGCCTGAGGCGGAGCCTGAACCCTATCAAGTGATTACTCGTATTCGTCGTCTTTACGAGATTTTGCAGTCTGAACGATTGGCAGCGAGCAGCCTGACTTATATTCAGTTGGCCAACTGA
- a CDS encoding monovalent cation/H(+) antiporter subunit G, protein MINLLSYFCIGVGIFFWFWGTVPLLGKRSLLFKLHSLSVADTLGSMSIIFGLLLKIPSEWSLLVLALISLAIWNTVLGYVLAYCSTSGGNGER, encoded by the coding sequence ATGATCAACCTTCTTAGCTACTTCTGCATTGGTGTGGGCATTTTTTTCTGGTTCTGGGGGACTGTGCCTTTGCTAGGAAAGCGATCGCTGCTGTTCAAGCTGCACAGCCTTTCGGTGGCCGATACCCTGGGCTCCATGAGCATTATTTTCGGTCTCCTGCTGAAGATTCCCAGTGAGTGGTCGCTGTTAGTTTTGGCCCTGATTTCTTTGGCAATTTGGAATACGGTTTTGGGCTACGTGTTGGCCTACTGTTCGACCAGTGGAGGAAATGGTGAACGATAG
- a CDS encoding Na+/H+ antiporter subunit E, giving the protein MIGSLNLILRLAIWFLLTANLSLANILMGLCVALLLPRARTAPGALKDWLQMLGRILIAIPQAYLEAFELIFQPHGQEVIEIEHIPPRRSPGLVFLDIFLITFTPKTIVVKCHPEGGYEVHRVQRRRRK; this is encoded by the coding sequence ATGATCGGCTCCCTCAATCTGATTTTGCGACTGGCGATCTGGTTTTTGCTGACCGCTAACCTGAGCTTGGCCAACATCTTGATGGGCCTGTGCGTGGCCCTGCTGCTGCCGCGCGCCCGCACAGCTCCCGGCGCTCTCAAAGATTGGCTGCAGATGCTAGGCAGGATTTTGATCGCCATTCCCCAGGCCTATCTAGAGGCCTTTGAACTGATCTTTCAGCCCCATGGTCAAGAAGTAATCGAAATTGAGCATATTCCACCCAGACGATCGCCCGGCCTCGTGTTTTTAGATATTTTCCTGATTACCTTTACGCCCAAAACCATTGTTGTGAAATGCCACCCAGAAGGCGGCTATGAAGTGCACCGGGTGCAGCGGAGGCGGCGGAAATGA
- a CDS encoding cation:proton antiporter, producing the protein MKMLTILWIALPFVLGFVGYLLPKLARYLALGGAIASTGYALLLLTQPPIALQLLDRFGVTLFADALSGFFVLTNAIVTAAVVFYCWNSDKTAFFYLQMMVLHGSVNAAFVCADFMSLYVALEVISIAAFLLISYPRSDRSIWVGLRYLFTSNVAMLFYLIGVILVYQATHSFAFAGLAEAPPEALALIFLGLLVKGGIFVSGLWLPLTHSESETPVSALLSGVVVKAGVFPLVRCALLVSEVDPLIRIFGVSTALLGVSYAVFEKDTKRMLAFHTVSQLGFILAAPIVGGFYALTHGLVKSALFLIAGILPSRNFKDLHQQPISRTIWIALAIASFSISGFPLLSGFGAKVLTTKNLLPWQVIAMNLAALGTAISFAKFIFLPHQPSEKPEKLQPGFWAAMALLLGGLVVANVVYYEAYTVANIIKPLLTIGLGWLAYFLIFRRVTIKLPRMLEQLDHLMGVMSLMLVLLFWMVMA; encoded by the coding sequence ATGAAGATGCTGACCATTCTCTGGATTGCCCTACCGTTTGTCTTGGGCTTTGTTGGATATCTGCTGCCCAAACTGGCTCGCTATCTGGCTCTGGGCGGGGCGATCGCGTCGACAGGCTATGCTCTGTTGCTTCTGACGCAGCCTCCCATTGCCCTGCAACTGCTCGATCGCTTTGGCGTCACGCTGTTCGCTGATGCTCTGAGCGGCTTCTTTGTTCTGACCAATGCGATCGTGACGGCCGCCGTGGTTTTTTATTGCTGGAACAGCGATAAAACGGCCTTCTTTTATTTGCAGATGATGGTTCTGCACGGCAGCGTTAATGCTGCGTTTGTCTGTGCTGATTTTATGAGCCTTTATGTGGCTCTAGAAGTGATTAGCATTGCAGCCTTTTTGCTGATTTCCTATCCGCGGAGCGATCGCTCTATCTGGGTTGGGCTGCGCTATCTGTTTACCAGCAATGTCGCCATGCTGTTTTACTTGATTGGCGTCATTTTGGTTTACCAAGCCACCCATTCTTTCGCCTTTGCAGGCTTAGCAGAGGCCCCGCCCGAGGCCCTCGCGCTAATTTTTTTAGGGTTACTGGTGAAGGGCGGCATCTTTGTGTCGGGGCTGTGGCTGCCGCTGACCCACTCCGAGTCAGAAACCCCTGTTTCTGCCCTGCTCTCGGGCGTAGTCGTCAAAGCAGGCGTTTTTCCGCTGGTTCGCTGCGCTTTGCTTGTCTCCGAAGTAGACCCGCTAATTCGGATCTTCGGAGTCAGCACCGCGCTATTAGGGGTTAGCTATGCGGTTTTTGAAAAAGACACCAAGCGAATGCTGGCATTTCACACTGTCTCGCAGCTTGGCTTTATTTTGGCTGCACCTATTGTGGGTGGTTTCTATGCGCTGACCCACGGTTTGGTAAAGTCGGCCCTATTTTTAATTGCGGGGATTTTGCCCAGCCGAAATTTCAAGGATTTGCACCAGCAGCCGATCTCCCGAACGATTTGGATCGCTCTGGCGATCGCCAGCTTTTCGATTTCGGGGTTCCCGCTGCTGTCTGGTTTTGGCGCTAAAGTCTTGACTACCAAGAACTTATTGCCTTGGCAGGTTATCGCCATGAATTTGGCGGCCCTGGGCACCGCGATCTCGTTTGCAAAATTCATCTTTTTGCCCCATCAGCCTTCAGAAAAACCCGAGAAGTTACAGCCAGGTTTCTGGGCAGCGATGGCCCTATTGCTGGGCGGATTGGTTGTGGCAAATGTTGTCTACTACGAAGCCTATACTGTCGCCAATATCATCAAACCCTTGCTGACCATTGGCTTAGGATGGCTGGCCTATTTCCTCATCTTTCGCCGGGTCACGATCAAGCTGCCGCGCATGCTTGAGCAACTGGATCACTTGATGGGCGTGATGAGTCTGATGCTAGTTCTACTCTTCTGGATGGTGATGGCATGA